One Vitis vinifera cultivar Pinot Noir 40024 chromosome 8, ASM3070453v1 genomic window carries:
- the LOC100264119 gene encoding uncharacterized protein LOC100264119: protein MALSLNYQKSSGKLVIKTLYKCIWTRPPRNPPLKMVGPSHLKAPHSFHVFSMKSPSSTFQQSMKLKTLIHTLIFSHLCRIARALARAKSILIDVLKENHLMHMKKKKQKKIFGSIRLHYNWCSSHVMPVSTPVLDGFSTSHLYYDSTWNSIIPPECEDMAERQLSGYLHWLEEKKVHDNSTVEPDMNEIDKLADMFIANSHEKFRLEKQESYRRFQEMLARSM from the coding sequence ATGGCACTTTcattaaattaccaaaaatccaGTGGCAAACTGGTAATCAAAACCCTTTATAAATGCATATGGACAAGACCCCCCAGGAACCCCCCTCTCAAAATGGTTGGCCCATCTCATCTCAAAGCCCCCCACTCCTTCCATGTTTTCTCAATGAAGTCACCATCTTCAACCTTTCAACAATCCATGAAACTCAAAACCCTAATCCACACCCTGATCTTCTCTCACCTCTGCCGCATAGCCCGAGCTCTTGCCAGAGCAAAGTCCATTCTCATTGATGTCCTCAAGGAAAACCACCTCATGcacatgaagaagaagaagcagaagaaaATATTTGGATCAATCAGGCTGCACTACAACTGGTGTTCTTCGCATGTTATGCCTGTGTCCACACCTGTTCTTGATGGGTTTTCAACAAGCCATTTGTACTATGATTCCACGTGGAATTCTATCATCCCACCTGAGTGTGAGGACATGGCCGAGAGGCAGCTATCTGGGTACCTCCATTGGCTAGAGGAGAAGAAGGTGCACGATAACTCCACAGTGGAGCCAGACATGAATGAGATTGATAAGCTTGCTGATATGTTCATTGCAAACAGCCATGAGAAGTTCAGGTTGGAGAAGCAAGAGTCATATAGGAGATTCCAGGAAATGCTAGCTAGAAGCATGTGA